GCGGCGTCGGTCAGCGCGATTTGCGAGACGGTGAGGATCTGTCCGGCCGAGGTGGCGTTGCTCATGGACTCGAAGACTTCGAAATGGATGTGCGGCCAGCGTCCGCTGTAGGCGCCAGGGAAGATGGTGGTGAAGGTGACCTGCCCGTTGGCATCGGCCTCCTGGACGCCGCGGAGGTAGTTCTCGTTCTTCAGTCCGGCGTCGTACATCGAGTATTTTCCGTCCTTGTCGCAATGCCAGGCGTAGACGGCGGCGCCGGCCAGCGGTGCGCAGCCCTTGGCGTTGTCGAGCAGGGTAAGGGTGACGGTCAGGGTCACGCCGTCGGCCTTGGTGGACGAGGTGCCGAAGCTGGCGGTGATGTCCTTCCGGACCACCCCGGATGCCGCCAGGGCGTTCGGCCCGTTGGATCCGTCGCCGGGGAACGGTCCGGCCGTTTCCCTCGGGATCTCGACGCCGCATTCGGCGATGGCGCGGGTCAGGGTGGGTGAGGCGGAGGCCGTGCCGGCAGCCGCCGCCGTCGAACCCGGCGCCGTGGCGGCCGCCGCCGTTGAGGCCGCCGAGGGCGCCGCGCCCGTGGAGGAGGCGGCACCGGCCCGGGAGCCGCCAGGGGTGCAGGCGGCGAGGGCCGCCGCGGTGCCCGCGCCAAGGAATATGCCCAGCGAGCGGCGGCTCATCAGCGTTCCGAGGTCGAATTCCAGGCCGCGGTCGTGGTTGGGGTGCGGTTCGAGCGGGGGCGGGGTCGAGGTGTCCATGCCCCCATGCAGCCGCGCGGCGCTGTGCCAGGGCTAGGGCGCTGCTGTGGCCGCCCTGTGGCCCCGCCGATCACCGGACATGCCCTCCCGTGGCTGCCGCCGATGGGCATAAAGGCAATATGTCCATCCGCGGCCCCCGGCGCAGGGCATGTCCGGTGGCGCGGCATGTCCGGCGGACCTTAGGCCGGGCCGACGCCGGCGGTGGCTTCCTCGCTGGGGGCATCGGCGGCGGAGTTCGGCCCCGGCTGGGCGGGAGCGGAGGTGCTGTGCTTGCGGTAGCGCCAGAGCCCGATTCCGACCACGACGGCGGCCAGTGCCAGTGAGAGCAGTAGCGATTCGCGGGTGGAATCGAGTACCACCATGCCCACCAGCAGCGCGACGATGCTGACAATCGCGACCCAGGTCAGGTACGGGAATAGCCACATCTTCAGTTGCAGTTCCCGGGCTGCGGTGCCCATCCGGCGGCGCAGGATCAGCTGGGAAACGGAAATGACCAGCCAGACGAACAGGGCAATGGCGCCTGAGGTGTTGACCAGGAACAGGAAGACGGTGTCCGGGGCGATGTAGTTCAGGCCCACGGTGATGAATCCCACCACGGTTGATGCCAGCACGGCGGCGGCGGGGACGCCGCGCCTGGAGATCCGCATCCACGAGCGGGGTGCATCGCCGCGGCGGGAGAGCGAGAAGAGCATGCGGCTGGCGGTGTACAGGCCCGAGTTGAGGCAGGACAGCACGGAGGTCAGCACAACGATGTCCATGATGGTTCCGGCCCCGGGGATGCCGAACAGCTCGATCACGGCGACGTACGGGCTCTTCGCCACGGACGCGGAATTCCATGGCAGCAGGGTCACGACGATCGCGATGGAGCCGATGTAGAACACCAGGATGCGCCAGACGGTGGACTTGACGGCTTTCTTGACGGCGTCGACAGGGTTTTCCGATTCGCCGGCGGCGATGGTGGCGATCTCGGCGCCGAAGAAGGAGAACACGACCACCAGGATGCCGGCGAGGACGGCGCCGGGGCCGTTGGGCATAAAACCGCCCTTGCCGGTCAGGTTGTCCAGGCCGGGGGCCTGGACGCCGGGTACCAGGCCGAGGATCGCGGCGGCGCCGAAGAGCAGGAACAGCACGATCGCGGCGACCTTGATGGAGGCGAACCAGAACTCGAACTCGCCGTAGGATTTCACTGAGCCGAGGTTGGTCAGGGTCAGCAGCACCATGAGGACCAGCGCCCACACCCACTGGTCGATGCCGGGCACCCAGCGGTGCATGATGGCCGCTCCCGCCGTGGCCTCAATGCCGAGCACGATGATCCAGAACCAGGCATAGAGCCAGCCGATGCTGAAACCGGCCCAGCGGCCAAGGGCCTTGTCGGCGTAGGTCGAGAAGGAACCGGTTTCGGGATTGGCTGCCGCCATTTCGCCAAGCATGCGCATGACGAGGATGACGACGAGGCCGGCGGCAAGGTAGGCGACCAGGATGCCGGGGCCGGCCTGCTGGATCGCTGCGCCGGAGCCGACGAAGAGCCCGGCACCGATGACGCCGGCGATGGCGATCATGGACAGATGCCGTGGTTTCAGGGATTTGGAGAGTTGCTGGTCAGCCTGCATTAAGCGCCGTCCTTCGTGGGTGGTGTCGGTCCGTGACCCGCGCCAGGCGATGCCCGGGACGGATGTGCAGTGGACCACAGTGTCGTTTCACCCTAGACGGCAAAGGAAACGCGATGTTCTGTGCAATCCCACAGATTACGCCGCGTGTTTTGGGGCGGATCTCCAGTGGGAGGGCCTCCCAGGCAAGGCCTGATGCCTCACCGGCAATTCCGCAATGTGCCGGAAACCACTGTTTCGGGACCTTTGGGGTAGGGGCCGGGGGCGCGCCAGCCGGCCGGCGCGCCCCCGTGACTTCGGACTAGACGTCCCGCTTCTTGAGCAGGATCCCGGCCAGCAGCACCGGGACGACCACCCACGCGCCCAGGACCAGGGCGGCCTGCCAGGCCTCCAGGGTGTCGGGGAGGTGCTCGGCGGCAGTCATCGGGGCCAGCGTGTTGGACGGGATGAACTTGCGGAGTTCCTTGACGAAGTCGCCCTGGATGATCTGCAGCGCGATCGGCAGCACAAAGAAGATCCCGACGAGGCTCATGATGCCGCCGGCGGAGTTGCGCAGCAGGGCGCCCAGGGCCATGCCGATCGCGGCCACGGCGGCCACGTAGCCGCTGTTGATCAGCAGGGTGCGGTAGTAGTGGCCGCTGGAGACGTCCAGGGTGTGCCCGTACTGGTCGAAGATCGGGACCGCCACGAGCCCGGCGAGCCAGAGCGAGAGTGCCGTGACCAGGAAGGCCGCAACGATAACGATGAGGACCTTGGCAAGGTAAGCCGGGATCCTCTTCGGCACGGCCGTGAACGTGGACCGGGCCATTCCCGTGGTGAACTCCGAGCTGATGATCAGCACGGCCAGCGAACCGAGGATCAACTGCGCGAAGGAGATGCCCGCGCTGGGCGCGGAGGCGGCAATGTCGCCCTGGGCGGCTAGCGCCGCGGCACGCTGCGGGTTGGCGCCGGAGGACTGCAGCGCCTGGCCGATTCCCCAGGCAGCAAGGGCGCCGACCCCCACAATGACCACGATGGTAGCGCCGAGCAGGATCAGCGTGGACAGCAGGGTGCGGAACTTGATGAATTCGGAGTTGAGCACCCGCGGGAAACTCGGTCCGGGGCCGGTGCTGAGGCCGCTGCCGGCCCGGTCGGTTGCCTGGTTGTTTGAGGCGCCGGAGTGAGCCCCGCGGCGGGACGGGGTGGGTTCGAGTGTGGTCGAGCTCATGGCTTAGTGGTCTCCGGCCTGGGCGGGGGCGTTGGCGCCCGTGGTGATCAGCGAGTGGTATTCGACCTCATCCTTCGTCAGCTCCATGTAGGCCTCCTCGAGGCTGGCCTGGAGCGGGGTGAGTTCGTAGATCATGACGTGGTTGTCGAGGGCGGTGCGGGCGATGTGCTTCGGCTCCAGCCCCGTGACCTCCAGGAGTTCGTTGTCCTGCACCTGCACCGAGACACCGGTGCCGGCCAGCAGGCGCACCAGATGGTCCGGCTGGTCGGTGCGGACCCGGGTGCGGCCTTGCCCCTTGCCGTTGACGATCTCCTGGATCGGGGCGTCGGCGATGATCCGGCCGCGTCCGATCACGATCAGGTGGTCCGCCGTGACGGCCATTTCGCTCATCAGGTGGCTGGAGAGGAACACGGTGCGGCCCTCGGAGGCGAGGTACTTAACGAGGTTGCGGACCCAGACCACGCCTTCCGGGTCGAGGCCGTTGACGGGCTCGTCCAGGATGACGGTCTGGGGGTCGCCCAGCAGCGCCGCGGCGATACCAAGGCGCTGGCCCATGCCAAGGGAGAATCCGCCCACCTTCTTCCTGGCCACCTCGGCCAGCCCGGTCATTTCGATGACGTCGTGCACGCGCTTCTTCGGGATGCCGTGGGTGGCGGCCATGGCGAGCAGGTGGTTGTAGGCCGAGCGGCTGGTGTGGACCGCCTTGGCGTCCAGCAGGGCGCCGACGTCGCGCAACGGGGCGTGGTGCCGGTTGAAGGGCACACCATTGACGGTGACCGATCCCGACGTCGGCCGGTCCAGTCCCATGATCATGCGCATGGTGGTGGACTTGCCGGCGCCGTTGGGGCCCAGGAAGCCGGTGACCCGGCCGGCCTCGACGTTAAAATTGACTCCGGCGACGGCAGTCTTCTCGCCGTACACCTTCGTCAGGCCTCGTGCTTCGATCATGGAAGCGTTCCTTTGCGTAGCGTGTGGTTGTGTACGCCCCACGCTACCGAGGCAATGTCGCAAATTCGCCGTTCTCAGGGTTGTTTCAGGGGCGAATCAGGGTGGTTCCCAAGCAATGGCCGGCCGTCAGTCGTTCTGCTGCGGCGTGTAATAGACCATGCCGCCGTGCTTGACCGAGAACTCCACGGCCCGGACAGCGGGCATGACTTCGCCGTCCACCGCCAGCACCATGGTCGAGTCGCCCGGTTCCACCCGGATCCGGCTGGCTTCGCGCAGGTGGGTGATCCGCGAAGTGGCCACGGTGCCGGTCAGCACGGCCCACAGCAGGCGCAGGCGCGCAAACGACTCGTCCGCGGTGATCATGCGCAGATCCAGCACGCCGTCGTCGAGCACCGGTCGGACCAGCGGCGCATGGTCGCGGGGATAATAGCGGCCGCGGCCGACGTAGAGGATCCAGAGCTTGTGCCGCACGCCGTCCACCACCAGCGTGCTCGGGGTGCCCGCGGCGAAGGTCCGCAACATGGCGACGACCCCGGCCAGCGGCTTGCCCAGGGCCGGCTGGAGCTGTTCCCGGCGCCGCACGAGGTTGGGGTACAGGCCGATGCTGGCCGTGTTCAGCATGGTGATCTCAAGCTTCTCCGGGCTGTCCGGCAAACCCCGCTCCACCGCGACGTGGCCGATATCGGCCCGCGCAGCCTCCCCGTTGCTTGCGGCGTCGACGGCGATCTGCAGGGTGGGGGTGCCGGCGTCGCGGGCAAAGTGGTTCAGCGTGCCGCCGGGCAGCACCAGGAGCGGCACCGAGTGCTCGACGGCAGACGCGGCGGCGGTGCCCACCGTCCCGTCACCGCCCCAGACGCCGAGCGCGACGACGCCGGGCCGGGTCGCCACGGCCTCGATTGCCGCGGCGACATCCTCGTCCGGCCCGATCTCCTTTATATACGCCTTAGGGAATACTTCTTGCAGGGCGTCGGCCGTTTCCTCGGCGTAGGAGCCGCCCAGCGTGTTGACCGCGATTCCGAGCCCCTCCCCGTCGGGGAGCGCCGGCGCCGGAACGGGGGTGCGCTGGACCGCGGGGAACGGGGGCCGGACCGGCCACCAGGTACGCGTCACGAGCGCCGCCCCCGCCCCGATCGCGGTGCCGAAGAAGACATCGGAGGGCCAGTGAGCCCCGGTGTGGACCCGGGAGTAGGCAACGCCGGCGGCGACGGGCGCCACCGCGGCGCCCAGTGCCGGCCGGACCAGCCCCACGCCGAGGGCGAAGGCAGCGGCGGAGGCAGAATGCCCCGACGGCATGGAGGAACTGGTGGGCTGCGGGTGGACGAAGCGGAAGACCGGGAGATGCTCGGGCAGCGGTCGGGCCCGCGGCAGCAGCGTCTTGAAGACCAGGTTCGTCACCGCGGAGGCCACGCCCTGCGCCAGCACTCCGTGCAGTGCCGCCCGCCGGGTCCTGCCGGGAAAGAGCGCCATCACCGCGGCTATTCCGAACCAGAGCTTGCCGTTGTTCGCGGCCGCCGAGAGCCGCCGGAAGAAGTCGTCGTGGCCTCCGCCGGGTAACCGGGAGACGGCCCGGACCAGTTTCCGGTCGAGCTTCTCGAGCCGGCCAGGCGCTTTTCTCAGCATGCTTCGCATTTCCCCAGCCTACTGCCGAGCCCCGCTAGGATGAGGCGATGACCCGAGTGTTGGATCCCCGGCATGTGTCCCCGGGCCGCCTCCTCGCGGCCTGCACCGCAATGCTGGCCGTCGCGGCGGTGCTGGGCGGCCTGCTGCTCGCCGACGTGGCCAGCCCGCCGTTTCTGGGCCTCGACCACGCCTGGGCCGGGTTTGTCACCGGGCTGCGCAGCCCCTTCTGGGACGGAACCAACGCCTTCCTGAACATCGCCGGCTACCGCGGCGTGCTGTTGCTCCACGGGCTGCTGGTTGTGGCGCTCCTGGTCCGACGGCGGCCGCGGGCTGCCGTCTTCAGCGCGGCGGCGGGGGTGGCCGTACTCATTCTGACCCAACTCCTCAAGGCCGCCCTGCTGCGCGAACGCCCGCACAACACGGTGGTCCTGACCGATACGGGGTCCTTCCCGTCCGGGCACGTCGCCTCGACCACGGCCTTCGTCCTGGTGCTGGCGCTCCTGATGGCGAAGGCCTGGGTCTGGCTGGTCGCCGGGGCCGGCACCGTGGCCATGATGATCAGCAGGACGTACCTGTCGGCGCATTGGCTGACGGACACCGTCGGTGCGCTGTGCCTCGCCGCGCCGGTGGTGCTGCTGCTCTGGCTCGGCTGGCAACAGAGCTGCATCAGGGAGAACGCCGACGCCAGGCGGCTGCTCAGCTGGCGCGCAAGGGCTTCGCGGCGCCGGCGAGCAGCAGCGCCCCCAGAATCGGCACCCCGATAGCGAGCAGCGCCAGCCGGATCCCGGTGAGGTCGCCGAGGTAGCCCAGCAGCGGCGGCCCCGCAAGGAACGCGATGTACCCGATGGTGGAAACCACCGAGACGCGCGCCGCGGCGTACCTCGGGTCATCGGCCGCGGCGGACATGCCCATCGGGAACGCGAGGGCGGCGCCAACGCCCCACAACGCGGCGCCGGCGGTGGCGAGCCAGATATTCCCGGCAAAAACGAAGAAGCCCAGTCCGGCCGCTGCGGCGGCCATGCTGGCCCGCAGCACCGCCACCCTTCCGTACACGTCGATCGCGCGGCCGCCGAAAAAGCGCATGGCGGTCATCGCCAGCACAAAAGCCGCGAAGAGCAGGGCCCCGGTGGACTGTTGGGCGCCCAGGCCGTCCACGGCGGCCTTGGCGATCCAGTCGTTGCCGGCACCCTCGGTCAACGTGGCGCCCAGGACGACGACGCCGATCAGCAGGGTGCGGCCGTCCCGCCAGGCCGAAGCGGCCCGTGGCTTCCCGGCTTCCCCGGCGGCCGGGCGCGGCTCCGGGGCATGCGGCAGGAAGTACCGCGGGGCCAGCGTGGTCAGGACCGCGACGACGGCGGCAATCGCCAGCAGGTGCGCCGGGAGCCCGACGCCGAGGCCGGACAGTCCCGCGCCAACCAGCGCCCCCACGAAGGCGCCGCCGCTGAAGGCAGCGTGGAACTGCGGCATGATGGTGCGCCCCAGGCGGTGTTCGACGTCGGCCCCTTCAATGTTCTGGGAGACGTCCCAGAGGCCGATGCCGATGCCGAGGAAGAAGAGCGAGACGGCCGTTCCGGGAACGGCTGCGGCGGCGAGGGACAGTGCCACGCCGGCACCTGCGACGGCGGCCAGCAGGCCGGCGGCGCGCACGGTGTTGGCGGTTCCGAGCCGCCCCACCACGAACCCGGCGGTGGGCAGCGCGATCAGCGAGCCCACGGCGACGCACAGCAGCAGGGTTCCCATCTGTCCCGAGGTGATGTGCAGGATCTCGGTCACCGCGGGGATCCGGGCGGCCCAGCTGGCGAAGACGAGTCCGTTGATGCCAAAAACGAGGAAGGTCGCGCCGGCGGCGGCTTTCAGTTCCGGTGCGCTGGCGGTTCTGGTCATGGGTTCACTGCTCCCCCGGGTTGTGGGCACTCAGCGGGCACGCTCGACGCGTTTTTCGTCCCAGACCGGTTCGGCCGATTCGTAGACCCTGCCGTCCGAGCCGAAGACCAGGAAGCGGTCGAAGGTCCGGGCGAACCAGCGGTCGTGGGTGACGGCCAGGACCGTTCCCTCGAAGTGGTCGATGGCCCGTTCCAGGGCCTCGGCCGAGTGCAGGTCCAGGTTGTCCGTGGGCTCGTCGAGCAGCAGCAGGGTGGCCCCGGAGAGCTGCAGCAGCAGGATCTGGAACCTCGCCTGCTGCCCGCCGGAGAGGGACTCGTACTTCTGCTCCGACTGCCCCGCCAGGCCGTAGCCGTCCAGCGCGCCGGCGGCCGCCTCGCGGGCCAGCCCGGAGCGGTGTTCGTCGCCGCGGTGCAGGATCTCCAGCAGCGTCTTGCCCAGCAGGTCGGGCCGGACGTGGGTCTGCGCGAAGAATCCGGGCCGGATCCGGGCCCCGAGTTTTACCGTCCCCTCGTGCGGGACTTCGGCGATTTCGACGTCGGAGACCGGCAGGTGCTCGCGTTCCGGATCGGTGCCGCCGGTGGCCAGCAGCCGCAGGAAGTGGCTTTTTCCCGAACCGTTGGAGCCAAGCACGCCGACCCGGTCGCCGAACCACACCTCGGTGGAGAACGGCTTCATCAGTCCGGTGAGCTCCAGCCTCTCCGCCACGATGGCGCGCTTGGCGGTGCGGCCGCCCTTGAGCCGCATCTTCACGTTCTGCTCGATCGGCAGTGCCTCGGGCGGGCCGGCTTCGAGGAATTTCGCCAGCCGGGTCTGCGCCGCGTGGTAGCGGTTGGCCATGTCGGAGCGGAACGCGGCCTTGTTCTTGTACATATTGACGAGTTCCTTGAGCTTCACGTGCTCCTCGTCCCAGCGCTTGCGGAGCTCCTCGAAGCGGGCGTTGCGGTCCGCGCGGGCGTCCACGTAGGAGCCGAAGCCGCCGCCGTGGACCCAGGCGCCGGCACCGTTGATGCCTGGTTCCAGGGTCACGATGCGGCCCGCGGCGTTGTTCAGCAGTTCGCGGTCGTGGCTGATGAAAAACACGGTCTTTTTCGACTCGTTGAGCTTCGCCTCGAGCCAACGCTTGCCCGGGACGTCAAGGTAGTTGTCCGGCTCGTCCAGGAGCAGCAGCTCGTCCGGTCCGGCGAACAGCGCCTCGAGCACCAGCCGCTTCTGCTCGCCGCCGGAGAGGCTCGACGCCGGGCGGTGCTGTGCGCGGTCGAAGGGCAGGCCGAGGGCGGCCATGCAGACCTCGTCCCAGACGGTTTCGACGTCGTAGCCGCCGGCGTCGCCCCAGTCCACGATGGCCTGCGCGTAGGCCATCTGGGTGGGCTCGTCGTCGTGCTCCATCATCGCCAGTTCCGCCTTATCGACGGCGTGCGCGGCGGCCGCCAGCGCGGGCGGCGCGGCGGAGACCAGCAGGTCGCGGACGCTCGATTCGTCCCGCACCTGGCCGACGAACTGGCGCATGATGCCCATGTTCCCGGACCGGCCGATCACGCCTTCGTCCGGGACGAGGTCCCCGGAGATGATCCGGAACAACGTCGTCTTGCCGGTTCCGTTGGGCCCGATCAGCGCCGTCTTCGTGCCGTCCGGGACCTTGAACGTCACCCCGTTGAGCAGCTGGGTGCCGTCGGAGAGGAAGTAGTCGATGCCGGATACGTCAATATGAGCCACACTGCAATCCTCCCACGGCCGGTGCGGCCGAAGGCGGCGGAACGCCTGCCTCAGCCCGCGGCGGTGAGGAACTCCTTGAGCAGCGGCCCGGACGTGGTGGCGCCGAGGCCGCCGTCCTCGACGAACACGGCCACTGCGAGGTCCCCGTGGACGGCCACGATCCACGCATGGGTCTTGGGCGGGTTCTCCTTGCCGAATTCCGCGGTGCCGGTCTTGGCGCCCACGGGTGCGCCGGGCACGGAGGCCAGGAAGCCCGCGTGGCCGGAGGTCACCACGGCGCGCATCATGTCCGCCAGGGAGGCGGCTTCGGCGGCCGTCACCGGGGTGCCGGCGGACTTTGCGGGGGCGGGGGCCGACGTCGAGGGCCCGGCGGTGGCCCCGGCCGACGGCGCGGGGCTTCCGGCCGCGGCGGCGTTCGGGTTCAGGACCAGCACGGGGGCGACGGGGGCCCCCTTGGCCACCGAGCCGGCCATGATGGCCGCGGCGAGCGGGGACATCAGCACCTTGCCCTGGCCGATCATCGAGGCAGCGTGCTCGGTGCCGGTGGCCTCGCCCGGGACCGAGCCCAGGAAGGCCGCGGCGCCCAGCGTGGGCGCCTCCACGGCGACGCCCAGGGACGTGGCCGCCGATTCCAGCTGGGCCTGGCTGACCTTTTCCCGCGCGTTGATGAAGGCGGTGTTGCAGGAGTGCGCGAAGGCGTCCCGCAGGGTGACCGAGCCCAGCGAGGATGCTGGGTAGCCCTCGGCATTCTTGAACGTCCGGCCGTCCACCGTGAGGGTGGCCGGGCAGTCCACCGTGGCGTCCGGGGTCATGCCGTTGCGGAACATAGCCAGCGAATCCACGATCTTGAAGATGGACCCTGGCGCGTACTGGCCGAGCATGGCCGTGTCATAGCCGTTGCTGCCCGGCCCCGAAGCGGCGGCCAGCACCGCTCCGCTGGAGGGCCGCAGCGCCACGATGGCCGACGCCGGGCCCACCTTGGCCAGGGTGTCCTCGGCCAGCTGCTGCAGCTTCGGGTCAAGGGTCGTCTTCAGCGGGGTTCCGGGTTTCATCGGTTCCTGGAAGAGGACACGGCGGCCGCCGTTGAGCTGGGCCTGGCGCTGCTCAGCGGTGAGCCCCGCGGTCTGGGCAAAGACCTGGACGCCGTCCGTGCCGCGCAACTGGGCATCGTATTGCTGCTGCAGGCCG
The nucleotide sequence above comes from Arthrobacter sp. KBS0702. Encoded proteins:
- a CDS encoding 3,4-dioxygenase subunit beta, with product MDTSTPPPLEPHPNHDRGLEFDLGTLMSRRSLGIFLGAGTAAALAACTPGGSRAGAASSTGAAPSAASTAAAATAPGSTAAAAGTASASPTLTRAIAECGVEIPRETAGPFPGDGSNGPNALAASGVVRKDITASFGTSSTKADGVTLTVTLTLLDNAKGCAPLAGAAVYAWHCDKDGKYSMYDAGLKNENYLRGVQEADANGQVTFTTIFPGAYSGRWPHIHFEVFESMSNATSAGQILTVSQIALTDAACRDVYASAGYESSARNFPRTTLKSDNVFGNDGGIYQLATMAGSVTGGYTAGLNVTV
- a CDS encoding amino acid permease, which produces MQADQQLSKSLKPRHLSMIAIAGVIGAGLFVGSGAAIQQAGPGILVAYLAAGLVVILVMRMLGEMAAANPETGSFSTYADKALGRWAGFSIGWLYAWFWIIVLGIEATAGAAIMHRWVPGIDQWVWALVLMVLLTLTNLGSVKSYGEFEFWFASIKVAAIVLFLLFGAAAILGLVPGVQAPGLDNLTGKGGFMPNGPGAVLAGILVVVFSFFGAEIATIAAGESENPVDAVKKAVKSTVWRILVFYIGSIAIVVTLLPWNSASVAKSPYVAVIELFGIPGAGTIMDIVVLTSVLSCLNSGLYTASRMLFSLSRRGDAPRSWMRISRRGVPAAAVLASTVVGFITVGLNYIAPDTVFLFLVNTSGAIALFVWLVISVSQLILRRRMGTAARELQLKMWLFPYLTWVAIVSIVALLVGMVVLDSTRESLLLSLALAAVVVGIGLWRYRKHSTSAPAQPGPNSAADAPSEEATAGVGPA
- a CDS encoding ABC transporter permease, translating into MSSTTLEPTPSRRGAHSGASNNQATDRAGSGLSTGPGPSFPRVLNSEFIKFRTLLSTLILLGATIVVIVGVGALAAWGIGQALQSSGANPQRAAALAAQGDIAASAPSAGISFAQLILGSLAVLIISSEFTTGMARSTFTAVPKRIPAYLAKVLIVIVAAFLVTALSLWLAGLVAVPIFDQYGHTLDVSSGHYYRTLLINSGYVAAVAAIGMALGALLRNSAGGIMSLVGIFFVLPIALQIIQGDFVKELRKFIPSNTLAPMTAAEHLPDTLEAWQAALVLGAWVVVPVLLAGILLKKRDV
- a CDS encoding ABC transporter ATP-binding protein; protein product: MIEARGLTKVYGEKTAVAGVNFNVEAGRVTGFLGPNGAGKSTTMRMIMGLDRPTSGSVTVNGVPFNRHHAPLRDVGALLDAKAVHTSRSAYNHLLAMAATHGIPKKRVHDVIEMTGLAEVARKKVGGFSLGMGQRLGIAAALLGDPQTVILDEPVNGLDPEGVVWVRNLVKYLASEGRTVFLSSHLMSEMAVTADHLIVIGRGRIIADAPIQEIVNGKGQGRTRVRTDQPDHLVRLLAGTGVSVQVQDNELLEVTGLEPKHIARTALDNHVMIYELTPLQASLEEAYMELTKDEVEYHSLITTGANAPAQAGDH
- a CDS encoding bifunctional phosphatase PAP2/diacylglycerol kinase family protein — encoded protein: MRSMLRKAPGRLEKLDRKLVRAVSRLPGGGHDDFFRRLSAAANNGKLWFGIAAVMALFPGRTRRAALHGVLAQGVASAVTNLVFKTLLPRARPLPEHLPVFRFVHPQPTSSSMPSGHSASAAAFALGVGLVRPALGAAVAPVAAGVAYSRVHTGAHWPSDVFFGTAIGAGAALVTRTWWPVRPPFPAVQRTPVPAPALPDGEGLGIAVNTLGGSYAEETADALQEVFPKAYIKEIGPDEDVAAAIEAVATRPGVVALGVWGGDGTVGTAAASAVEHSVPLLVLPGGTLNHFARDAGTPTLQIAVDAASNGEAARADIGHVAVERGLPDSPEKLEITMLNTASIGLYPNLVRRREQLQPALGKPLAGVVAMLRTFAAGTPSTLVVDGVRHKLWILYVGRGRYYPRDHAPLVRPVLDDGVLDLRMITADESFARLRLLWAVLTGTVATSRITHLREASRIRVEPGDSTMVLAVDGEVMPAVRAVEFSVKHGGMVYYTPQQND
- a CDS encoding phosphatase PAP2 family protein: MTRVLDPRHVSPGRLLAACTAMLAVAAVLGGLLLADVASPPFLGLDHAWAGFVTGLRSPFWDGTNAFLNIAGYRGVLLLHGLLVVALLVRRRPRAAVFSAAAGVAVLILTQLLKAALLRERPHNTVVLTDTGSFPSGHVASTTAFVLVLALLMAKAWVWLVAGAGTVAMMISRTYLSAHWLTDTVGALCLAAPVVLLLWLGWQQSCIRENADARRLLSWRARASRRRRAAAPPESAPR
- a CDS encoding MFS transporter; protein product: MTRTASAPELKAAAGATFLVFGINGLVFASWAARIPAVTEILHITSGQMGTLLLCVAVGSLIALPTAGFVVGRLGTANTVRAAGLLAAVAGAGVALSLAAAAVPGTAVSLFFLGIGIGLWDVSQNIEGADVEHRLGRTIMPQFHAAFSGGAFVGALVGAGLSGLGVGLPAHLLAIAAVVAVLTTLAPRYFLPHAPEPRPAAGEAGKPRAASAWRDGRTLLIGVVVLGATLTEGAGNDWIAKAAVDGLGAQQSTGALLFAAFVLAMTAMRFFGGRAIDVYGRVAVLRASMAAAAAGLGFFVFAGNIWLATAGAALWGVGAALAFPMGMSAAADDPRYAAARVSVVSTIGYIAFLAGPPLLGYLGDLTGIRLALLAIGVPILGALLLAGAAKPLRAS
- a CDS encoding ABC-F family ATP-binding cassette domain-containing protein; translation: MAHIDVSGIDYFLSDGTQLLNGVTFKVPDGTKTALIGPNGTGKTTLFRIISGDLVPDEGVIGRSGNMGIMRQFVGQVRDESSVRDLLVSAAPPALAAAAHAVDKAELAMMEHDDEPTQMAYAQAIVDWGDAGGYDVETVWDEVCMAALGLPFDRAQHRPASSLSGGEQKRLVLEALFAGPDELLLLDEPDNYLDVPGKRWLEAKLNESKKTVFFISHDRELLNNAAGRIVTLEPGINGAGAWVHGGGFGSYVDARADRNARFEELRKRWDEEHVKLKELVNMYKNKAAFRSDMANRYHAAQTRLAKFLEAGPPEALPIEQNVKMRLKGGRTAKRAIVAERLELTGLMKPFSTEVWFGDRVGVLGSNGSGKSHFLRLLATGGTDPEREHLPVSDVEIAEVPHEGTVKLGARIRPGFFAQTHVRPDLLGKTLLEILHRGDEHRSGLAREAAAGALDGYGLAGQSEQKYESLSGGQQARFQILLLQLSGATLLLLDEPTDNLDLHSAEALERAIDHFEGTVLAVTHDRWFARTFDRFLVFGSDGRVYESAEPVWDEKRVERAR
- a CDS encoding penicillin-binding transpeptidase domain-containing protein, whose amino-acid sequence is MGKIQKLSLGLVGLLLGASLVACDDGRAGAQEAAKQLASAVAALDVGAVPFEGKDSVAANEKLHEVFKGLDPVKPAVQSGELKLDAATATVPLEYSWKIGAAEWKYSVSAQLKKSGDKWLTVWSPGLLVPGLADTEILGTSTEAPQRAEILGAADAKLVTYRPVVHVGIDKPRLGSADPAASAAKLAQLVGADPAAYTQQVQAAGAEAFVTAITLRQDGRTITDEQIAAVPGARAIADSLPLAPSRTFARALLGSVAEASAEQIEKSGGALKAGDSTGTGGLQQQYDAQLRGTDGVQVFAQTAGLTAEQRQAQLNGGRRVLFQEPMKPGTPLKTTLDPKLQQLAEDTLAKVGPASAIVALRPSSGAVLAAASGPGSNGYDTAMLGQYAPGSIFKIVDSLAMFRNGMTPDATVDCPATLTVDGRTFKNAEGYPASSLGSVTLRDAFAHSCNTAFINAREKVSQAQLESAATSLGVAVEAPTLGAAAFLGSVPGEATGTEHAASMIGQGKVLMSPLAAAIMAGSVAKGAPVAPVLVLNPNAAAAGSPAPSAGATAGPSTSAPAPAKSAGTPVTAAEAASLADMMRAVVTSGHAGFLASVPGAPVGAKTGTAEFGKENPPKTHAWIVAVHGDLAVAVFVEDGGLGATTSGPLLKEFLTAAG